In one Rhizobium lentis genomic region, the following are encoded:
- a CDS encoding alpha/beta fold hydrolase, whose protein sequence is MEAASSSPVADKVVELRGVRLQTQAFGDPASPPVLLIMGVMSSMLWWPERFCQELAAQGRHVIRYDQRDTGLSTHYPPGKPAYSFGDLSDDAIAILEAYGIEAAHLVGMSMGGFVAQEAALCHPRRVRTLTLISSSPLGVDGLPSSTSAYKEHSAAAENIDWSDLEAIADFMRRDSAMLAGTKHQHDAEAASALIARDTDRAPSFVSATNHFMLLSGNEGATLHASRIDMPVLAIHGTSDPLFPIEHGEAFTRVVPNAELHRISGGGHEIHDQDIDEMVRVIAGHTAS, encoded by the coding sequence TTGAACTCAGAGGCGTGCGGCTTCAGACTCAAGCATTCGGCGATCCGGCTAGCCCCCCCGTGCTGCTGATCATGGGCGTGATGTCATCGATGCTGTGGTGGCCGGAAAGGTTCTGTCAGGAACTCGCCGCCCAAGGGCGCCATGTCATCCGCTACGATCAGCGCGACACCGGCCTTTCCACGCATTATCCGCCGGGCAAGCCGGCCTATTCATTCGGCGATCTGTCCGATGATGCGATCGCCATTCTCGAAGCGTATGGCATCGAAGCTGCGCATCTCGTGGGCATGTCGATGGGCGGTTTCGTGGCGCAAGAGGCCGCACTGTGCCATCCCCGGCGAGTGCGGACGCTCACCCTGATCAGCTCGTCGCCGCTCGGGGTCGATGGGCTGCCCTCCTCCACCTCAGCTTATAAGGAGCACTCCGCCGCTGCCGAAAACATCGACTGGTCTGACCTTGAAGCCATCGCCGATTTCATGCGGCGTGACTCGGCCATGCTTGCCGGCACGAAGCATCAGCATGACGCCGAAGCCGCGAGTGCTCTGATCGCGCGTGATACGGATCGCGCACCATCCTTCGTCAGTGCGACGAACCACTTCATGCTGTTAAGCGGGAATGAGGGCGCAACGTTGCATGCATCCCGAATAGATATGCCGGTTCTCGCAATCCACGGCACATCGGATCCGCTATTTCCCATCGAGCACGGAGAGGCCTTCACGCGTGTCGTTCCGAACGCGGAACTGCATCGGATCAGCGGTGGAGGACACGAAATTCACGATCAGGACATCGATGAGATGGTGCGCGTGATCGCAGGTCACACGGCGTCCTGA
- the msrA gene encoding peptide-methionine (S)-S-oxide reductase MsrA, with translation MTEERAVLAGGCFWGMQDLIRRYNGVISTRVGYTGGDVPNATYRNHGTHAEAIEIIFDPARISYREILEFFFQIHDPTTRNRQGNDVGTSYRSAIFYVSPEQERIARDTIADVDASGLWPGKVVTEVVPAGDFWEAEPEHQDYLERIPNGYTCHFVRPGWKLPARQKIA, from the coding sequence ATGACCGAAGAACGTGCAGTGCTCGCCGGCGGCTGCTTCTGGGGCATGCAGGACCTCATCCGCCGCTATAATGGCGTGATTTCGACCCGCGTCGGCTATACCGGCGGCGACGTGCCGAATGCCACCTACCGCAACCACGGAACACATGCCGAGGCGATCGAGATCATCTTCGATCCCGCCCGGATCAGCTATCGCGAAATCCTCGAATTCTTCTTCCAGATTCACGACCCGACCACGCGCAATCGCCAGGGCAATGACGTCGGCACGAGCTATCGCTCGGCGATCTTCTACGTCAGCCCGGAACAGGAGCGCATCGCCCGCGATACGATTGCCGATGTCGACGCATCGGGCCTCTGGCCCGGCAAGGTCGTCACCGAGGTCGTGCCGGCCGGCGATTTCTGGGAGGCCGAGCCCGAACACCAGGACTATTTGGAGCGGATTCCGAACGGCTATACCTGCCACTTCGTCCGACCGGGCTGGAAACTGCCGGCCCGCCAGAAGATCGCCTGA
- a CDS encoding extracellular solute-binding protein: protein MNRREFLITSSAAAGLLALQRFASAAAGTIDLYSGSDANIVDLWNNIIRPAFEKAHPGVALKVTDAGDNNGLRAIADRALAALKTKTDPQADLFEQFDPRLPSGGIDAGLWVKFSAENIEGYDHINPLALDTPYSLPYRGSQVLLAYDTTKLDPKDAPKSWEQLTTWIKANPGQFIYNRPDKGGSGGNFVRRAIHEANGRDPKKFKIDNYTADFGTEALTPAWKILTDLAPSLYDKGAYTSGNTQSIQLLAQGVVTMVPVWSDQVLQAIAQGVLPETTGLVQLGDLALCGGFSSITVFSNGANKDAALKLAAFMLTTEMQEAIITGIGGFPAVSWDHISDDLRKKYADVIPSTIPTFPAGDWERAINDGWYRSVAPGISRT from the coding sequence ATGAACAGGCGTGAATTTCTGATCACTTCGTCGGCTGCGGCCGGTCTTCTGGCTCTTCAGCGCTTCGCATCGGCCGCGGCCGGCACGATCGACCTCTACAGCGGTTCGGACGCCAATATCGTCGACCTCTGGAACAACATCATCCGCCCGGCCTTCGAGAAGGCCCATCCGGGCGTTGCCCTGAAGGTGACCGATGCCGGCGACAATAACGGTCTGCGCGCCATTGCCGATCGTGCGCTTGCAGCATTGAAGACCAAGACCGATCCGCAGGCCGATCTGTTCGAGCAGTTCGATCCACGCCTGCCGTCCGGCGGCATCGATGCCGGTCTCTGGGTCAAGTTCTCTGCCGAGAACATCGAAGGCTACGACCACATCAATCCGCTTGCCCTCGATACCCCCTACTCTCTTCCCTATCGCGGCTCGCAGGTCCTGCTCGCCTACGATACGACCAAGCTCGATCCGAAGGATGCGCCGAAGAGCTGGGAGCAGCTCACCACATGGATCAAGGCCAATCCCGGCCAGTTCATCTACAACAGGCCCGACAAGGGCGGCTCGGGCGGCAACTTCGTCCGCCGCGCGATCCATGAGGCCAACGGCCGCGACCCGAAGAAGTTCAAGATCGACAATTACACTGCCGACTTCGGCACCGAGGCGCTGACGCCGGCCTGGAAGATTCTCACCGATCTCGCCCCCTCCCTCTACGACAAGGGCGCCTACACATCCGGCAACACCCAGTCGATCCAGCTGCTTGCCCAGGGCGTCGTCACCATGGTGCCGGTCTGGTCGGATCAGGTGCTGCAGGCGATCGCGCAGGGTGTGCTGCCGGAGACGACCGGCCTGGTGCAGCTCGGCGATCTCGCGCTTTGCGGCGGCTTCTCCAGCATCACCGTGTTTTCGAACGGCGCCAACAAGGATGCGGCGCTGAAGCTTGCCGCCTTCATGCTGACGACGGAAATGCAGGAAGCGATCATCACTGGGATCGGCGGCTTCCCGGCTGTCTCCTGGGATCATATTTCCGATGATCTCCGCAAGAAATATGCCGACGTGATTCCGTCGACCATCCCGACCTTCCCCGCCGGCGATTGGGAAAGGGCGATCAATGACGGCTGGTACCGCAGCGTCGCGCCCGGCATCAGCCGTACCTGA
- a CDS encoding ABC transporter permease has protein sequence MSTDTAPAALRRHRTIHRRGAIGLLLVALPVFLLAWLIIFPIFSAVVGTIFVPGADGAREFSLASYRFFFTDGYSLANLWVTLWTTAVCGILLLAIGLPIALYLRFSQGRLAAYVQGLAIFPMFVPSIILAYALIRTIGPNGTVDLLLNSIGLPKLRTPYLTPWGPVIGLVWDNLPLTVLMLTAGLSSVSNSAIEAARDVGARPLRVFISIILPRMGNSLLVTASFAVLGIFSAFTLPYVLGPASPEMMGPFMQRTFADMNDPLNAMTQAVITFGFCLVFGILYIRSIARNPETRP, from the coding sequence ATGTCCACCGACACTGCGCCGGCGGCCCTGCGCCGTCACCGGACCATCCACAGGAGGGGCGCGATCGGCCTCCTCCTCGTTGCCCTGCCGGTATTCCTGCTCGCCTGGCTGATCATCTTTCCGATCTTTTCGGCTGTCGTCGGCACGATCTTCGTACCGGGTGCTGACGGCGCGCGCGAGTTTTCGCTCGCCTCCTACCGCTTCTTCTTCACCGACGGCTACAGCCTCGCCAATCTATGGGTGACGCTCTGGACCACTGCGGTCTGCGGCATCCTGCTCTTGGCGATCGGGCTTCCGATTGCGCTCTACCTCCGTTTCTCGCAGGGGCGCCTTGCCGCCTACGTGCAGGGACTGGCGATCTTCCCGATGTTCGTGCCGTCGATCATCCTCGCCTATGCGCTGATCAGGACGATCGGGCCGAACGGCACCGTCGATCTGCTGCTGAATTCAATCGGCCTGCCCAAGCTGCGCACACCCTATCTGACTCCGTGGGGACCGGTTATCGGTCTTGTCTGGGATAATCTTCCCCTAACTGTGCTGATGCTCACGGCCGGGCTCTCCTCCGTGTCGAACAGCGCGATCGAGGCCGCCCGCGACGTCGGCGCAAGGCCACTGCGGGTCTTTATCTCGATCATCCTGCCGCGTATGGGCAACTCCCTGCTGGTGACCGCGTCCTTCGCCGTTCTCGGGATCTTCTCCGCCTTCACCCTTCCCTATGTGCTCGGTCCGGCATCGCCGGAGATGATGGGGCCATTCATGCAGCGCACCTTCGCCGACATGAACGATCCGCTGAACGCCATGACGCAGGCGGTCATCACTTTCGGTTTCTGCCTGGTCTTCGGCATTCTTTATATCAGGTCGATTGCCCGCAACCCCGAGACCAGACCATGA
- a CDS encoding ABC transporter permease, with protein MSIGRSGISLRFDWIGLLFACLLTLFIALPLVVVGTWAFTEVWRYPSVIPQQFGLRFWGQTLARPDVWEALLLSLRLTTTVTILSAVICLPAAYAFARMRFPGRNILFLSFLASHAFPKFGLLVAIAGIFLQLGLISTFWGVVLIQLVGTLMLMIWIPVAAFQNVDRRMEEAARDAGATPLRVFWSITLPQAAPTISAALLLTFVGTFYETEGAWLIGAPEIRTMPVLMISFINNQIVVQYGAVLSVMLWVPSFIALMFARRVVGTGAFARGFGA; from the coding sequence ATGAGCATCGGCAGATCGGGCATCTCCCTCCGCTTCGATTGGATCGGCTTGCTCTTCGCATGCCTGCTGACACTGTTCATCGCTTTGCCGCTTGTTGTCGTCGGAACATGGGCCTTTACCGAGGTCTGGCGTTATCCCTCTGTGATCCCGCAGCAATTCGGCCTGCGCTTCTGGGGCCAGACGCTGGCACGTCCCGATGTCTGGGAGGCTCTCCTGCTCAGCCTGCGCCTGACGACGACCGTGACCATTCTTTCCGCCGTCATCTGCCTTCCCGCGGCTTACGCTTTCGCGCGCATGCGCTTCCCCGGCAGGAACATCCTCTTCCTCTCCTTCCTGGCGTCACATGCCTTTCCGAAATTCGGCCTGCTCGTCGCCATCGCCGGCATCTTTCTGCAGCTCGGCCTGATCAGCACTTTCTGGGGCGTCGTACTTATCCAGCTCGTCGGCACGCTGATGCTGATGATCTGGATTCCGGTCGCGGCCTTTCAGAATGTCGACCGGCGCATGGAAGAGGCGGCGCGCGATGCCGGCGCCACGCCGCTGCGCGTCTTCTGGTCGATTACGCTGCCGCAGGCCGCACCGACGATATCGGCAGCTCTGCTTTTGACGTTCGTCGGCACTTTTTACGAAACCGAAGGCGCCTGGCTGATCGGCGCGCCCGAAATCCGCACCATGCCGGTGCTGATGATCAGCTTCATCAACAATCAGATCGTCGTGCAATACGGCGCCGTGCTCTCCGTCATGCTGTGGGTGCCGTCCTTCATCGCGCTGATGTTCGCGCGCCGCGTGGTCGGCACCGGCGCCTTTGCGAGAGGTTTTGGCGCGTGA
- a CDS encoding ABC transporter ATP-binding protein produces MARLAIEGVSKLFGTSYAVRDFSLEVGDGELVCLLGPSGSGKSTLLRMIGGFERPSGGTIRIDAKDVTSLPPERRPTGMVFQSHALWTHMDVFNNIAFGLKLRRLPKSAIHERVESALALVGLADYGRRMTTQLSGGQQQRVALARSLVLEPKILLLDEPFASLDQHLRERLREEVRDIQQRLGITTLFVTHGQDEALALADRIVVMRDGRTEQIAPPSTIYRQPQTAFVAGFIGSMNFVQSHTRNGVCGHPLFPLAIPIEDGPVTLAGRPEALVIRPSDQADAATAHRIVDFGTHKMVDIDLVDGTRLKAMVAPDDRIRAGMKVEPSFASFFAFRDSALVHQSMPAKSDAEAELLSV; encoded by the coding sequence ATGGCACGTTTGGCGATCGAGGGTGTTTCGAAGCTGTTCGGGACCAGCTATGCCGTTCGCGACTTCTCGCTCGAAGTCGGCGACGGCGAGCTCGTATGCCTGCTAGGCCCGTCCGGTTCCGGCAAGTCGACGCTGCTCAGGATGATCGGCGGTTTCGAGCGCCCGAGCGGCGGAACGATCCGCATCGATGCGAAAGATGTGACGAGCCTGCCGCCCGAGCGGCGCCCGACCGGTATGGTGTTCCAGAGCCATGCGCTCTGGACGCATATGGATGTCTTCAACAACATCGCCTTCGGGCTGAAGCTTCGCCGGCTGCCGAAATCAGCAATCCATGAGCGTGTCGAGAGTGCATTGGCGTTGGTCGGCCTTGCCGATTATGGGCGGCGGATGACGACGCAGCTCTCGGGTGGACAGCAGCAGCGCGTCGCGCTTGCCCGCTCGCTGGTGCTCGAACCGAAGATCCTGCTGCTCGACGAACCCTTCGCCAGCCTCGATCAACACTTGCGCGAAAGATTGCGGGAGGAAGTGCGCGATATCCAGCAGCGCCTCGGCATCACCACGCTTTTCGTCACCCACGGCCAGGACGAGGCCCTGGCGCTTGCCGACCGCATCGTCGTCATGCGCGACGGGCGTACTGAACAGATTGCGCCGCCGAGTACCATCTACCGGCAGCCGCAGACAGCCTTCGTCGCCGGCTTCATCGGCTCGATGAATTTCGTCCAGAGCCACACGAGAAACGGTGTCTGCGGGCACCCTCTCTTCCCGCTCGCCATTCCCATCGAGGATGGGCCGGTGACGCTTGCCGGCCGCCCCGAAGCGCTGGTGATCCGTCCTTCTGATCAGGCGGATGCGGCGACTGCCCACCGCATCGTCGATTTCGGCACCCATAAGATGGTCGATATTGATCTCGTAGACGGCACACGCCTGAAGGCGATGGTGGCGCCGGACGATCGAATCCGGGCCGGAATGAAGGTCGAGCCGAGCTTCGCGAGCTTCTTCGCCTTCCGCGACAGCGCGCTCGTGCATCAGTCGATGCCGGCAAAGAGCGACGCGGAGGCTGAGCTCCTGTCGGTATAG
- a CDS encoding inositol monophosphatase family protein, with protein sequence MTSSPISARLSPNASSRLVVLAETVLKAGDTARASLRRRTSQEMLAKAPRDYQTEIDVAVERIIVEEMIKAFPDYAIQGEEAVGNRTAGPETPVIYIDPIDGTTNYAWGVPHFGITISIAEGGRLVAGVVYDAMQDELFSAEIGGGAYLNGEHIRCADVSDIENVLVGAGLPIPGQVKAVSEETYFDAIKRLMANTAGVRRLGSAALSIAYVACGRLDGFFEDGLSIHDFGASALMVEEAGGIVTRFSGADVDGRGDILAASKALYPWLREGFSNKA encoded by the coding sequence ATGACATCCTCCCCGATATCAGCGCGTCTTTCTCCGAACGCCTCATCCCGTCTTGTCGTGCTTGCCGAAACGGTATTGAAGGCCGGCGACACGGCCCGCGCCTCGCTGCGGCGCAGAACCTCTCAGGAAATGCTTGCGAAGGCGCCGCGCGACTATCAGACCGAGATCGATGTCGCCGTCGAGCGGATCATCGTCGAGGAGATGATCAAGGCCTTCCCTGATTATGCCATCCAGGGTGAGGAGGCCGTCGGCAACCGTACGGCCGGGCCGGAAACCCCGGTCATCTATATCGATCCGATCGACGGCACGACCAACTATGCATGGGGCGTCCCGCATTTCGGCATCACGATCTCGATTGCCGAAGGCGGCAGGCTCGTCGCCGGCGTCGTCTACGACGCCATGCAGGACGAGCTGTTCAGCGCCGAGATCGGCGGTGGCGCCTATCTCAACGGCGAGCATATCCGTTGCGCTGATGTCAGCGACATCGAAAACGTGCTTGTTGGCGCCGGACTGCCGATCCCTGGCCAGGTCAAGGCGGTTTCGGAAGAGACCTATTTCGACGCCATCAAGCGCCTGATGGCCAATACGGCGGGCGTGCGCCGCCTCGGCTCGGCCGCACTGTCGATCGCCTATGTCGCCTGCGGCCGGCTGGACGGTTTCTTCGAGGACGGGCTCTCGATCCATGATTTCGGCGCCTCGGCGCTGATGGTCGAAGAGGCGGGCGGCATCGTCACGCGTTTTTCCGGTGCTGATGTCGACGGGCGCGGCGATATCCTTGCGGCCAGCAAGGCGCTCTATCCCTGGCTCAGGGAAGGTTTCTCGAACAAGGCGTAA
- a CDS encoding ABC transporter ATP-binding protein, translating into MTTQIELRGVNKYYGAFHALKNIDLSIAKGTFVALVGPSGCGKSTLLRSLAGLESISTGDLRIAGELMNGVPPRKRDVAMVFQSYALYPHMTVEENLTYSLRIRGIAKAEAKKAAEDVAATTGLSHLLKRYPRELSGGQRQRVAMSRAIIRHPKAFLFDEPLSNLDAALRVHMRKEIRALHDRLNATFVYVTHDQVEAMTMADHVVVMRDGIIEQQGAPLDLYDRPANRFVAGFIGSPAMNFIPAIAGEDGKSLVLDFGAVKPKLALARAVEPGRQLVAGIRPEHIEVVAPGQGSFDVPIAFVESTGSSTFIVAATQPELTIVETRRDKVRPGEMIGLSVDPAQVHLFDASTERLI; encoded by the coding sequence ATGACCACGCAGATCGAGCTCAGAGGCGTCAATAAATATTACGGCGCCTTCCATGCCCTGAAGAACATCGACCTTTCGATCGCCAAAGGCACCTTCGTTGCGCTCGTCGGCCCCTCGGGTTGCGGCAAGTCGACGCTGCTGCGCTCGCTTGCCGGGCTCGAAAGCATTTCCACAGGCGATCTCCGGATCGCCGGCGAACTGATGAACGGCGTGCCGCCGCGCAAGCGCGACGTCGCCATGGTCTTCCAGTCCTATGCGCTCTATCCGCATATGACGGTCGAGGAGAACCTGACCTACAGCCTGCGCATCCGCGGCATCGCCAAGGCGGAGGCCAAAAAGGCGGCCGAGGACGTGGCGGCGACGACGGGGCTTTCGCATCTTCTGAAGCGTTACCCGCGCGAACTGTCCGGCGGCCAGCGCCAGCGCGTCGCCATGAGCCGCGCCATCATCCGCCATCCCAAAGCCTTCCTGTTCGACGAGCCGCTCTCCAATCTCGACGCAGCGCTCCGCGTCCACATGCGCAAGGAAATCCGGGCGCTGCACGACCGGCTGAACGCAACCTTCGTCTACGTCACGCACGACCAGGTCGAGGCGATGACGATGGCCGACCACGTGGTGGTGATGCGCGACGGTATTATCGAGCAACAGGGCGCACCGCTGGACCTTTACGACCGGCCGGCAAACCGCTTCGTCGCCGGCTTCATCGGCTCGCCGGCGATGAATTTCATTCCCGCGATCGCGGGGGAGGACGGAAAGAGCCTGGTGTTGGATTTCGGCGCGGTGAAGCCGAAGCTTGCACTGGCTCGCGCCGTCGAGCCGGGTCGTCAGCTCGTCGCGGGTATTCGGCCGGAACACATCGAGGTGGTCGCGCCCGGGCAGGGCAGCTTCGATGTGCCGATCGCCTTCGTCGAATCGACAGGTTCCTCGACTTTCATCGTCGCGGCGACCCAGCCGGAGCTGACGATCGTCGAGACGAGGCGCGATAAGGTCAGGCCGGGTGAGATGATCGGGCTTTCGGTCGATCCGGCGCAGGTGCATCTCTTTGACGCATCGACCGAGCGCCTGATATAG
- a CDS encoding carbohydrate ABC transporter permease: MSTTNRDRLMLAISIVMAAIYLFPLYWMYITALKSGSEMFATPPSFWPAAPQWGTYAYVWESRDMGRYLWNSLVIALGSVALITLLGIGCAYVLARYRNVWVDIGLFLILMLQVLPASLMITPIFVGFSQIGMLSYPRLAVIIAIAAKHMPFFVVLVRATFMSVPQELEEAALVDGNSRIGAFSNIVLPLARNGILVSAILIFMQAFGEFVYSKSMIQAVDLQPASVGLNSFMGPNTNEWNNIMAYATMYVTPILAIFVLLQRRIVSGLTSGALK, translated from the coding sequence ATGAGCACGACGAACCGTGACCGGCTGATGCTGGCAATATCGATCGTCATGGCGGCGATCTATCTTTTTCCGCTCTACTGGATGTACATCACGGCGCTGAAAAGCGGCTCCGAGATGTTCGCCACGCCGCCGAGCTTCTGGCCGGCAGCACCCCAATGGGGAACCTACGCCTATGTCTGGGAAAGCCGAGACATGGGCCGCTATCTATGGAATTCGCTGGTCATCGCGCTCGGTTCCGTGGCGCTGATCACGCTGCTCGGCATCGGCTGTGCCTATGTGCTCGCGAGATATCGCAACGTCTGGGTGGATATCGGCCTGTTCCTGATCCTGATGCTGCAGGTTCTGCCGGCCTCGCTGATGATCACGCCGATCTTCGTCGGCTTCTCGCAGATCGGCATGCTCTCCTATCCGCGCCTTGCCGTCATCATCGCGATCGCAGCAAAACACATGCCCTTCTTCGTCGTCCTGGTGCGCGCCACTTTCATGAGCGTTCCGCAGGAACTGGAGGAGGCGGCCCTCGTCGACGGCAATTCGCGCATTGGCGCTTTCTCCAACATCGTGCTGCCGCTTGCCCGCAACGGCATCCTCGTCAGCGCCATCCTGATCTTCATGCAGGCCTTCGGCGAATTCGTCTACTCGAAGTCGATGATCCAGGCGGTCGATCTTCAGCCGGCCAGCGTCGGCCTCAACTCCTTCATGGGGCCGAACACCAACGAGTGGAACAACATCATGGCCTACGCCACGATGTATGTGACGCCAATCCTCGCCATCTTCGTTCTCTTGCAGCGCCGCATCGTGTCCGGCCTCACCTCTGGAGCCCTGAAATGA
- a CDS encoding carbohydrate ABC transporter permease — protein sequence MKRILTSVRDGRGFDIVLVAFPLGFLFLMAGLPLIYNVVMSFQEVDMFSLGTFSRPFVGFKNYTDLFAQPETLPILYNTLIFVTGSIAGQFLIGFGLALFFWVNFPGASWMRGLFLVSWIMPGLVAGAIWNWILSGDFGVLNFILKESGIISGNIFWRSDPHYSLYAVIIANIWLGASFNMILLSVGLAGIPADLYEAAELDGANVWQRFWTITLPMMRSTIGAIVALGLIFTLQQFDLFAAITSGGPNNSSNVTQYWAWDLSFRQYDFAKGATISVIMIVFVMFASVVYVRSTRHEVRG from the coding sequence ATGAAGAGGATCCTGACGAGCGTCAGGGACGGCCGCGGTTTCGATATCGTGCTGGTCGCTTTTCCCCTTGGCTTTCTGTTCCTGATGGCGGGGCTGCCGCTTATCTACAATGTGGTGATGAGCTTCCAGGAGGTCGACATGTTCAGCCTCGGCACCTTCTCGCGGCCCTTCGTCGGCTTCAAGAACTATACTGACCTCTTCGCGCAGCCGGAAACGCTGCCGATCCTCTACAACACCCTCATCTTCGTCACCGGCTCGATCGCCGGCCAGTTCCTGATCGGTTTCGGCCTGGCGCTGTTCTTCTGGGTCAATTTTCCCGGCGCCTCGTGGATGCGCGGGCTGTTCCTCGTCTCCTGGATAATGCCCGGCCTCGTTGCCGGCGCCATCTGGAACTGGATCCTCTCCGGCGACTTCGGCGTCCTGAATTTTATCTTGAAGGAGAGCGGCATCATCTCCGGCAACATTTTCTGGCGTTCGGATCCGCATTATTCACTTTATGCGGTGATCATTGCCAATATCTGGCTCGGCGCCTCGTTCAATATGATCCTGCTCTCGGTCGGTCTTGCCGGAATCCCGGCCGATCTCTACGAAGCGGCCGAACTCGACGGCGCCAATGTCTGGCAGCGCTTCTGGACGATCACGCTGCCGATGATGCGCTCGACGATCGGCGCCATCGTCGCGCTCGGACTCATCTTCACGCTGCAGCAATTCGATCTCTTCGCCGCGATCACGTCGGGGGGACCGAACAATTCGTCGAACGTCACCCAATATTGGGCCTGGGATCTCTCCTTCCGTCAATACGACTTCGCCAAGGGCGCGACGATCTCCGTCATCATGATCGTTTTCGTCATGTTCGCGTCCGTCGTCTATGTCCGCTCCACGCGCCACGAGGTGCGCGGATGA
- a CDS encoding ABC transporter substrate-binding protein, which produces MAIRKYAILGALALASVSLFGLSAKAEDVKLTLWSLDKDTQPAPTLVKEFNDQHNGITIEYRLIQFDDVVTEAMRAYATGQAPDIIAVDNPEHALFSSRGAFLDLTDMISKSTVIKPDNYFPGPLKSVEWDGKYYGVPKATNTIALYYNKDMFKAKGLDPNKPPQTWDELVEDARKLTDPAKNIYGLAFSAKANEEGTFQFLPWAQMGGGSYEHINADGAVKALEIWKTIIDEKLASPDSLTRGQWDSTGTFNSGNAAMAISGPWELDRMVQEAKFDWGVTLLPVPKEGAERSSAMGDFNWAIFASSKHPAEAFKALEYFASQDDKMFKNFGQLPARSDISIPESGQPLKDAALKVFLEQLKYAKPRGPHPQWPKISKAIQDAIQAALTGQMSPKDALDQAADKIKAVLG; this is translated from the coding sequence ATGGCTATCCGCAAATATGCAATTCTTGGCGCTCTGGCGCTCGCAAGCGTCTCGCTCTTCGGTCTGTCCGCCAAGGCGGAAGACGTCAAGCTGACGCTCTGGTCGCTTGACAAGGACACCCAGCCTGCGCCGACCTTGGTCAAGGAATTCAATGACCAACACAACGGCATCACCATCGAATACCGGCTGATCCAGTTCGACGACGTCGTTACTGAAGCCATGCGCGCCTACGCGACCGGCCAAGCGCCCGACATCATCGCCGTTGACAATCCCGAGCACGCGCTCTTCTCGTCGCGCGGCGCCTTCCTCGATCTCACCGACATGATCTCCAAGTCGACCGTCATCAAGCCGGATAACTATTTCCCGGGCCCGCTGAAATCGGTCGAATGGGACGGCAAATATTACGGCGTGCCGAAGGCGACCAACACGATAGCTCTCTACTACAACAAGGACATGTTCAAGGCGAAGGGCCTCGATCCGAACAAGCCGCCGCAGACCTGGGATGAGTTGGTCGAGGATGCCCGCAAGCTGACCGACCCCGCCAAGAACATCTACGGTCTCGCCTTCTCGGCCAAGGCGAACGAGGAAGGCACCTTCCAGTTCCTTCCCTGGGCGCAGATGGGCGGCGGCAGCTACGAGCACATCAATGCCGACGGCGCGGTAAAGGCGCTCGAGATCTGGAAGACGATCATCGATGAGAAGCTCGCCTCTCCCGATAGTCTGACGCGCGGCCAGTGGGATTCGACCGGTACCTTCAATTCGGGCAATGCGGCGATGGCGATCTCGGGTCCGTGGGAACTCGACCGCATGGTGCAGGAAGCGAAATTCGACTGGGGCGTCACCCTGCTTCCGGTTCCGAAGGAAGGAGCTGAACGCTCCTCGGCCATGGGCGATTTCAACTGGGCGATCTTCGCCAGCAGCAAACATCCGGCCGAAGCTTTCAAGGCGCTCGAATATTTCGCCTCGCAGGACGACAAAATGTTCAAGAACTTCGGCCAGCTTCCGGCCCGTTCCGACATCTCGATCCCCGAGAGCGGCCAGCCGCTGAAGGATGCCGCCCTCAAGGTCTTCCTCGAACAGCTCAAATACGCGAAGCCCCGCGGCCCGCATCCGCAATGGCCGAAGATCTCCAAGGCGATTCAGGATGCTATCCAGGCAGCGCTGACCGGCCAGATGAGCCCGAAGGACGCGCTCGATCAAGCCGCGGATAAGATCAAAGCTGTGCTTGGGTGA